TATGCATCATGGCTACGCTGGCCCCAAGGGGCTTCGCAAAATCAACTACCTTTTTCAATTCGTTTTCGTAATCGGTCATATCCGATGCATAAAGAATGTGTTTTAATTCTTTTAAATGATAAGAACTTGGTATGCACAAAACAGGTACTGCAGAACTGCTAATCAGTTTGGCGGTATGTGTACCGAATATTTTAGTTAGCGTGCCTGCGCCGCGGGTACTGATGCATACATAGTCACAACTATGCTTACTGGCATAATCCCTGATCCCATCCACCACATCAACGTTGGATACCAGGGCCAATTGGTAAGTGATTTCGGGCTCTTCTATCGCCTTATAAATTTCGACAATAAATGAGGATAGTTCTTCAATCGTTTTTTCTCTGAATTGCACAATATATTGATCAAAGGCTTCCGCTGTCCATTTGAAAGGTTTTAAAAGATGGTAAACATGCAGAATAACTAATTCAGCCTGGCGTTGTTTGGCCAGCTTAATAGCAAAGCGAATTGCCGCTTTTGAATTAGCGGATTGGTCGGTAGTCACGAGTATCTTTTCCATGAGTTTTGGGGTTAGTGGTGAGCTATAAACAAGGGCGCTTCTATTTCTTTTATAAGTTTGTCGGCCATACTGGATTTAAACCAGCGGGAAACACCTCCGCGCTGATAGGCCCCTAACACAACAAGGGTATGTTTATTACGGCTTTTAAGAAAGGTGGTCAGCTCTTCCTCAGGGTTACCGTTCAACAAGGCATAGCTTGCCGCCGGATAATGACAGGCAATAAATTCCTTAACCAAAGCT
The genomic region above belongs to Mucilaginibacter sp. KACC 22773 and contains:
- a CDS encoding universal stress protein: MEKILVTTDQSANSKAAIRFAIKLAKQRQAELVILHVYHLLKPFKWTAEAFDQYIVQFREKTIEELSSFIVEIYKAIEEPEITYQLALVSNVDVVDGIRDYASKHSCDYVCISTRGAGTLTKIFGTHTAKLISSSAVPVLCIPSSYHLKELKHILYASDMTDYENELKKVVDFAKPLGASVAMMHISYPYEFAFDKELAEATLQKKASYPVSLLTPKRDINHALLEDMDQAIKASKPSLLVLFTHQSRSMFEKLFFPSNAEEYSFYGKIPLLTFNKSEESK